The window CTGGTATCAGATGTAATGATATATACAGAGATCCAAATCATGTCATCAGTTATTTCTCTTCTTCACTCCTTCACAGCTGAGTTTGTTCTCAGGCTGGCCACCGGCAGCTCGTCTAATAGTTATAATCTTGCATAGCCCCAATAAAAGTTCCAGGGGAGATCTGATTAGCCTGTCCGGGGCCCATATTCTTGTCAGAACCAGTCATCGTGGCCATAAGCTCAGGGTGCTCCAGTTGATCAGTCTGGGTCACATGTCCACCCCTGTTGAGGGTGAAATGGTTGCCATTGAGAATGAAGGGTTCTGATGTCACAAGAACTGCCATAAAGTCAGTGGATTTTCTTTTATTGAGTCAAATTTATTTAGTGTGTGGAGAAaggaatttattttgaatttttttcttttaaagtgatGCGTAGATTGGAAAGCAATGGGATGGTATGGTATGAGGATAGTGTCTGCTAAGACTGCTGTTCATAAAGAGTCATTGATCTGGGTTCTCcattatcttcattttcagaCAGTGTGAAGCTACTGAAAGCTTGACCCAAGAAAAAGAAACGTGGATCCATCACACACATGAAAATGGTTATAATCCTCACTgtattttcttgttcttcttagAGAATATAGGATTTGATTCTACAGTTCTTCTTGACTTTTTGATTTCATCAGAAACCTGTTTTCTAGAATATTTTGttagatatttaaaattattgcaaGAAGATTGGGATCATTTTTTCAGCATTTGCAAGTTCTTTGATGCAACTGAATCTCAGTGTGGCACAGATATTTGTGGTTGTGTCCCCTTACTTGTTCAAGACAAAAACACTAACCAGACAACCCCTCACTGTCTGACTGCTTCTGAAAGTCACAAGAATGCTTACCCTTGGGTTTCCTGGGCTCCTGGTGATTCTCCTGAACCACTGACCCAGGTTGCTATGGCCACAGAGACCCACCTGGTGAGGGATCATAGTCTGCCTTCTGCTGTGGCTTCTCAAAGCCTAGTGGCTTATGACAGCTCTGATGATTCTGAAGCGGACTCCATAGACCAGTGTTTAGCAAACCGAGACCAGACACCTTTGCACCAAGAAGCAACTAAGAAAATTCAAGACTCCGCTGGGACAAGTAGGGATAAAAATGAACTTAGCCTAGAGCCTCAGTCAAGGCCTCTGGTTCTAAAAGAATCTAATACCCCCTTTTCTATTGATTGTGAAATAGTCCCAGATAGTAGTCTCTCAGAACTAGGAATATTCTACAGAACAGTACAATGTTTTGAAGAACTACAAGGTGCCATTTACcgtttgcaaaagaaaaatctcttccCATATAATGCAACTGCACTTCTAAAATTGTTAAAACGTATAGA of the Castor canadensis chromosome 19, mCasCan1.hap1v2, whole genome shotgun sequence genome contains:
- the Lins1 gene encoding protein Lines homolog 1 isoform X3, with the translated sequence MCFLDLLELLIASRIYLKFHCKSQRILFLKPCVLDILTWPIEAFVKRKLVVFIKKCLLCKVGEDLCRGSVPALLSPDRHLDMDMLALADAVLHAVHLGLLKTFSVHGKPSCFGGDEVQPGCGRSSDPAHVVLRAASLVTIKSLEIKFRNCTSANEMKVDLHRFMSELLTFLKPHLQPSLHFHNPCEWLSKVFIEQDDDMLEAAKALLSIYLKLTRQCEATESLTQEKETWIHHTHENGYNPHCIFLFFLENIGFDSTVLLDFLISSETCFLEYFVRYLKLLQEDWDHFFSICKFFDATESQCGTDICGCVPLLVQDKNTNQTTPHCLTASESHKNAYPWVSWAPGDSPEPLTQVAMATETHLVRDHSLPSAVASQSLVAYDSSDDSEADSIDQCLANRDQTPLHQEATKKIQDSAGTSRDKNELSLEPQSRPLVLKESNTPFSIDCEIVPDSSLSELGIFYRTVQCFEELQGAIYRLQKKNLFPYNATALLKLLKRIEAICNKV